Within the Bradyrhizobium cosmicum genome, the region GCAGCGCCTGCCAGGACATATAGAGCAGATAGAGCACCCCGCCCCATTTCAACACGGCAAAGGCGAGCGCGCTGGTGTGCAGCACGGCGGTGAGGCCCAGCGTCGCCGCGATCATGTGCGGCACGATCCCGAGAGTACAGCCGAACGCCGCCGCGACGCTCGCACGCGAGCCGCGCGTGAGCGCCGCGGCCAGCGTGTAGAGCACGCCTGTGCCGGGCGAAGCGACGACGATGAGCGAGGTGAGCAGGAAGGACCAGGACATGGTCTCAAGCCTATCACCCCCGACGCTGACCGGGAAGTCACGCCCCGATCAATGCGGGCCGGCACGACTGGACCGACCGCCACACGTGCTGCGTTAATTCAACTGGGCGATCTCGGCCTCGCGCAGGACGTCCAGCGGCGCCCATGGCTTGGCCCAGAACTTTGCGCCGTCGGGCAAGGGCTGCATCAGAGGGCGACCGGAGGTGACGACGACATCGAGCCTGGGATTCCGGCCCTTGGCGACGTGCGCCAATTCGACTCCGGTCATGCGGCCCGCGAGCTGCACGTCGGTGAGCATCAGGCACAGCGCGCCGGCGTTCTTGTCCAGCACGCGTTCGGCGGCCTCCGCGCTTTCACACTGGATGACCAGGTAGCCGCTCTCTTCCAGCAGGAGACTCAGCATCTCCCGCTGCATGGCATCGTCCTCAACGATCAACGCGGTCGCTTGATATGGCTGCGCCTGTCCCATTTGACTGCTCCCAGAATGCTCGCCTCCGCTCAAGTCGCGTAAGTTAAGGGGCCAAATCCGATACAGTTCGGTTCCATTCTGAAAAAATGTAAATCATAGTTCCCCATCCAGAGGTTGACGGGGGAATCCATGACGACGATTCGCGGCGCGGCCGCCATCACGGGAGCGGCCAGCGGCATCGGCCGCGCCCTCGCCATCGAACTCGCACGCCGCGGCTGCGACCTCGCGCTCGCCGATCGCGACGAGGCTGGGCTGAAGATGCTCGCCGCCGAGATCGGACGGGATCGCAACATCAGCGTGCATCGCGTCGATGTCGCCGAAGCCGGCGACATCGCGCAGTTCGCGGCCGATGCGATCGCGGCACATCCGGCGCTCGGCATCGTCATCAACAATGCCGGGGTGGCTCTGATGGGATCGTTCGAGGAGATCGACCAGGCGCAGATGGAGTGGCTGTTCGACATCAATTTCTGGGGCGTCGTGCACGGCACGCGCGCCTTCCTGCCGCATCTGAAAACGCTAGGCGAGGCGCATATCGTCAACCTCTCCTCGATCTTCGGCATCATCGCGCCGCCGGGACAGTCCGCCTATGCGGCGGCCAAGTTCGCGGTGCGCGGTTTTTCCGAGAGCGTGCGCCATGAGCTTGCAGTCGCGGGCAGCCCGGTGAGGCTCTCGGTCGTGCATCCCGGCGGCGTCGCCACCGCCATCGCGCGCAACTCGCGCACCGGGGTCGGCGTCACCGACAATGCCCGCCGCGCGCAATCGATCGAGCGGTTCGAGAACGCGGCGAAGACGACGCCGAAAGACGCCGCGCTGCGCATCATCAGGGGCATCGAGAAGAACGAGCCGCGCATCCTGATCGGCAACGACGCCCGCTTCATGGACCTGCTGCAGCGCTTCCGGCCGGGGACATACTGGGCGCCGCTGCAGCGGAAGCTGGAGAAGATGGCGAAGGGGAAGTGAGGTGGGAACGCAACAGCGTCTTTCCGCCGTCATTGCGAGCAGCACAGCGACGAAGCAATCCAGACTATCTCCGCGGAGGGATTCTGGATTGCTTCGCTGCGCTCGCAATGACGGCCGTGGTTGGCGGCATGCCGCCTCTCACTGCCCCGCCAGGCGATCCGCAAAATACCCGATCGTCTTGCGGTAGATCACCGCCCGGTTCCACTCTCGCATCGCCTCAAAATTGGCGGTGCCTTCGCCGTAGGGCTGACCCATCTTGAAGCCGTTGCTGTGGAGCAGGTTCGCGGTCGAGGCAAGCACGTCGGGGACGCTGTGGCGGAGGTCGACGTGGCCGTCGCCGTCGAAATCGACGCCGTACTTGATGTAGGACGACGGCAGGAACTGGGTCTGGCCGATCTCGCCGGCAAAGGCGCCGATCAGGTCGCGCAGCGGCAGGTCGCCGCGCTGCACGATCTTGAGGGCGGCGAGCAGCTCGCCCTGGAACAGCTCGGTGC harbors:
- a CDS encoding response regulator; its protein translation is MGQAQPYQATALIVEDDAMQREMLSLLLEESGYLVIQCESAEAAERVLDKNAGALCLMLTDVQLAGRMTGVELAHVAKGRNPRLDVVVTSGRPLMQPLPDGAKFWAKPWAPLDVLREAEIAQLN
- a CDS encoding SDR family NAD(P)-dependent oxidoreductase, whose translation is MTTIRGAAAITGAASGIGRALAIELARRGCDLALADRDEAGLKMLAAEIGRDRNISVHRVDVAEAGDIAQFAADAIAAHPALGIVINNAGVALMGSFEEIDQAQMEWLFDINFWGVVHGTRAFLPHLKTLGEAHIVNLSSIFGIIAPPGQSAYAAAKFAVRGFSESVRHELAVAGSPVRLSVVHPGGVATAIARNSRTGVGVTDNARRAQSIERFENAAKTTPKDAALRIIRGIEKNEPRILIGNDARFMDLLQRFRPGTYWAPLQRKLEKMAKGK